One segment of Apus apus isolate bApuApu2 chromosome 1, bApuApu2.pri.cur, whole genome shotgun sequence DNA contains the following:
- the LOC127379954 gene encoding transmembrane 4 L6 family member 1-like isoform X2, with translation MCTGKCSKCIGITLFPLAVCAIVSNILLYFPNGQVLQVSEITDLVWFFHGILGAGILMLLSVALAVLGFAGGAYCAVISSLGLFWGPLCDTGDGEYLYPFRNNTLEENYLFNQTTWTICKEPENIILWNTTLSSILLAIGVIEAILCCIQVINGLIGFICGTCMRKRKANISGM, from the exons ATGTGCACGGGGAAGTGTTCAAAGTGCATTGGGATCACCCTGTTCCCTCTGGCAGTATGTGCCATTGTCTCCAACATCCTCCTGTACTTCCCCAATGGACAAGTTCTGCAGGTCAGCGAGATAACTGATCTGGTCTGGTTTTTCCATGGCATTCTGGGAGCTGGGATACTG atgCTGCTGTCAGTGgccttggctgtgctgggattCGCTGGGGGAGCATATTGTGCAGTCATCTCCTCACTGGGGCTGTTCTGGGGCCCTCTGTGTGACACAGGTGATGGAGAATACCTCTACCCTTTCAGGAACAACACTCTGGA AGAAAACTATTTGTTCAACCAGACAACATGGACCATTTGCAAAGAGCCTGAAAACATAATCCTTTGGAATACCACCCTTTCCTCTATTCTCCTGGCCATTGGTGTGATTGAAGCTATTCTTTGTTGTATTCAAGTCATCAACGGACTTATTGGCTTCATATGTGGCACATgtatgaggaaaagaaag GCAAATATTTCTGGAATGTGA
- the LOC127379954 gene encoding transmembrane 4 L6 family member 1-like isoform X1, producing MCTGKCSKCIGITLFPLAVCAIVSNILLYFPNGQVLQVSEITDLVWFFHGILGAGILVILPASMMLGAGGVGRCANRCGMLLSVALAVLGFAGGAYCAVISSLGLFWGPLCDTGDGEYLYPFRNNTLEENYLFNQTTWTICKEPENIILWNTTLSSILLAIGVIEAILCCIQVINGLIGFICGTCMRKRKANISGM from the exons ATGTGCACGGGGAAGTGTTCAAAGTGCATTGGGATCACCCTGTTCCCTCTGGCAGTATGTGCCATTGTCTCCAACATCCTCCTGTACTTCCCCAATGGACAAGTTCTGCAGGTCAGCGAGATAACTGATCTGGTCTGGTTTTTCCATGGCATTCTGGGAGCTGGGATACTG GTTATTTTGCCAGCATCCATGATGCTGGGAGCAGGCGGAGTAGGACGTTGTGCCAACAGATGTGGG atgCTGCTGTCAGTGgccttggctgtgctgggattCGCTGGGGGAGCATATTGTGCAGTCATCTCCTCACTGGGGCTGTTCTGGGGCCCTCTGTGTGACACAGGTGATGGAGAATACCTCTACCCTTTCAGGAACAACACTCTGGA AGAAAACTATTTGTTCAACCAGACAACATGGACCATTTGCAAAGAGCCTGAAAACATAATCCTTTGGAATACCACCCTTTCCTCTATTCTCCTGGCCATTGGTGTGATTGAAGCTATTCTTTGTTGTATTCAAGTCATCAACGGACTTATTGGCTTCATATGTGGCACATgtatgaggaaaagaaag GCAAATATTTCTGGAATGTGA